In Sphingobacterium thalpophilum, a genomic segment contains:
- a CDS encoding family 20 glycosylhydrolase: protein MEHQKSITCTLLSGLLVILILISPLCCLPDSIKPPLLPMPHAVSWKTGRYCLPDLVHVHIKGEVENADRQMLSLLLKDWNVTQVIFDNFKNKNITIVCDHELVLPSASLEAYRIDVDEQGIQIEARTSAGVFYALQTLGQLRGSDGKLPYCSITDYPSFRWRGYLVDVGRNFQSMDVLKEQIDIMARYKLNIFHFHFTEDIAWRLISKKYPGLTDSTNMERWKGKYYTVEEMQELIRYCRDRHIQLVPEIDMPGHSAAFRRYFKTDMQSDSGIAILKELVKEFANTYPGLPYLHIGGDEVKIHNQEFLPMMTTWTEDLGLKTIGWEPGGNLQPNTIRQLWMGGPKAITNDSPFEVIDSKHLYINHMDPLETVTTLFYRQLGGQSSENEKLMGATLCSWPDRAVKNENDLFRQNGVYPALLTFAERSWRGGGDFAWRSNIKTDVKGLADFVEFEKRLLTHKQLYFNGLIFPYHQQSRQKWILYGPVENKGDLGMALKNEATGDFNALKKIGEFYGGTIVLRHWWADVVKGAIDRPLENSTVYALSKVWSEKGGNQGFWIGFNDLSRSYASDSPHLGTWDDRMSTLWVNGHKVLPPDWQQAGKRGDLEVPLIDEGYSYRSPTMIQLRKGWNTIVVKLPVGKLQGKDWQNPLKWMFTCLPIEREQ from the coding sequence ATGGAGCACCAAAAGTCCATTACATGTACATTGCTATCCGGTCTGCTGGTTATTCTTATTTTAATCAGTCCTTTATGCTGTCTACCGGATTCAATCAAACCTCCTTTGCTTCCTATGCCCCATGCTGTGAGCTGGAAAACAGGGCGTTATTGTTTGCCGGATCTTGTCCATGTGCATATCAAAGGGGAGGTTGAAAATGCTGATAGGCAGATGTTAAGCCTCTTGTTGAAAGATTGGAATGTAACTCAGGTTATTTTCGACAACTTCAAGAATAAAAATATCACCATTGTTTGTGATCACGAATTGGTTTTACCTTCGGCATCATTGGAGGCTTATCGGATCGACGTAGATGAACAGGGAATACAGATCGAAGCCAGAACGAGTGCCGGTGTTTTTTATGCCTTACAAACTCTGGGTCAACTCAGAGGCAGTGATGGCAAGTTGCCCTATTGCTCCATTACCGATTATCCTTCCTTTCGCTGGCGCGGTTACTTGGTAGACGTCGGACGAAATTTTCAGTCAATGGATGTGCTAAAAGAGCAGATCGATATCATGGCGCGCTATAAACTGAATATTTTTCACTTTCATTTCACTGAGGATATTGCTTGGCGACTGATCAGCAAAAAATATCCCGGTTTGACCGACTCGACGAATATGGAGCGTTGGAAGGGAAAGTATTATACCGTTGAGGAAATGCAAGAACTAATTCGGTATTGTCGTGATCGGCATATCCAACTTGTACCCGAAATTGATATGCCGGGACATTCAGCAGCATTTCGCCGTTATTTTAAAACTGATATGCAGAGCGATAGCGGCATAGCTATCCTCAAGGAACTGGTTAAGGAATTTGCAAACACTTATCCGGGACTACCTTATCTGCATATTGGGGGGGATGAGGTGAAAATTCATAATCAAGAATTTTTACCGATGATGACAACATGGACGGAGGATTTGGGTCTAAAAACTATTGGTTGGGAACCCGGCGGCAATTTGCAACCAAACACAATCCGGCAGCTTTGGATGGGTGGCCCAAAAGCTATTACCAATGATTCGCCTTTTGAAGTCATTGATTCAAAGCACTTGTACATCAATCATATGGATCCTTTAGAAACGGTGACGACCTTGTTCTATAGGCAGTTGGGCGGACAGTCTTCAGAAAATGAAAAGTTAATGGGTGCGACGCTATGTTCATGGCCCGATCGCGCGGTGAAGAATGAAAACGATCTATTTCGTCAAAATGGAGTTTACCCCGCTTTATTGACATTTGCGGAGCGCAGCTGGCGAGGGGGAGGGGATTTTGCATGGCGTAGTAATATCAAAACGGATGTGAAAGGATTGGCTGATTTTGTCGAATTTGAAAAGCGTTTACTTACACATAAACAACTGTATTTTAATGGTCTTATCTTTCCCTACCACCAACAAAGTAGGCAAAAATGGATATTATACGGGCCTGTGGAAAATAAAGGCGATCTGGGTATGGCCTTAAAAAATGAAGCTACAGGAGATTTTAACGCTTTGAAAAAGATCGGCGAGTTTTACGGAGGTACTATTGTATTGCGCCATTGGTGGGCTGATGTTGTTAAAGGGGCGATTGACCGTCCACTTGAAAATAGTACCGTGTATGCCCTGAGCAAAGTGTGGAGTGAAAAAGGGGGCAACCAAGGTTTTTGGATCGGTTTTAATGATCTCTCGCGTTCGTATGCCAGTGATTCACCACATTTGGGGACCTGGGACGATCGAATGAGCACACTTTGGGTCAATGGACATAAAGTGCTTCCGCCAGATTGGCAACAGGCGGGTAAAAGGGGAGACTTGGAAGTCCCCTTAATTGATGAGGGATACAGTTACCGAAGTCCTACGATGATTCAATTGCGCAAGGGCTGGAATACCATTGTAGTCAAACTGCCCGTGGGGAAATTACAAGGGAAAGACTGGCAAAATCCACTAAAATGGATGTTTACCTGCCTCCCGATTGAAAGGGAGCAGTAA
- a CDS encoding AGE family epimerase/isomerase, with product MKQISIKDTAKIIDRDYLKDLEVFYRDQLLKDTVPFWFPRSIDHEYGGYLFMRDQDGTLIDTDKAVWIQGRACWLLATLYNTVEQKEEWLEGARIGYEFLKEHCFDANGKMYFHVDRLGDPIRMRRYFFSETFAAIAFAAYAKATGDEEIADEARHLLGICLAYANGEKLIEPKYEATRPMKGIGVPMIMINTAQQIRETIGDPRCDRVISDCIAQIERDFVKDDIRCVMEQVGPEGEIVDHIDGRTLNPGHAIEGAWFILHEARSRGNDPHLIDLGCRMLDYMWERGWDKEYGGILYFRDVYGKPVQEYWQDMKFWWPQNETIIATLLAYLMTGNEKYKNWHQQINQYAYDHFHDKINGEWYGYLHRDGKIAQTAKGNLFKGPFHLPRQEWYCMQTLKEFNSLK from the coding sequence ATGAAACAGATAAGTATAAAAGATACCGCAAAAATAATAGACAGGGATTACTTGAAGGATTTGGAAGTATTCTATCGTGATCAGCTTTTAAAAGACACTGTACCATTTTGGTTTCCCCGGTCCATTGACCATGAATATGGCGGATATTTGTTCATGCGCGATCAGGATGGGACTTTGATAGATACCGATAAAGCCGTATGGATACAGGGAAGGGCATGCTGGTTGCTGGCCACACTTTACAATACGGTTGAACAAAAAGAGGAATGGCTGGAAGGAGCCCGAATCGGCTATGAATTTTTGAAAGAGCATTGTTTTGACGCTAATGGAAAAATGTATTTTCATGTTGACCGCCTAGGCGATCCTATTCGTATGCGTCGCTATTTCTTTTCGGAGACTTTCGCGGCAATCGCCTTTGCAGCCTATGCAAAAGCGACTGGAGACGAGGAGATAGCAGATGAAGCACGACATCTGTTGGGAATTTGCCTCGCGTATGCAAATGGAGAAAAATTGATCGAACCAAAGTATGAAGCCACAAGGCCAATGAAGGGAATAGGTGTGCCGATGATTATGATCAATACGGCACAGCAGATTCGTGAGACCATTGGGGATCCGCGTTGTGATCGTGTCATCAGTGATTGTATCGCACAGATTGAACGTGATTTTGTTAAGGACGATATTCGCTGCGTGATGGAACAAGTAGGACCTGAAGGTGAAATTGTCGATCATATTGACGGTCGTACACTCAATCCCGGACATGCTATCGAAGGAGCTTGGTTTATCCTACATGAAGCTAGATCCCGGGGAAACGATCCGCATTTGATTGATCTAGGCTGTCGTATGTTGGATTATATGTGGGAACGGGGCTGGGATAAAGAATATGGTGGTATACTCTATTTTCGAGATGTCTATGGAAAGCCAGTACAAGAATATTGGCAAGATATGAAATTTTGGTGGCCGCAGAATGAAACGATTATCGCAACATTACTCGCTTACCTGATGACTGGGAATGAGAAATATAAAAATTGGCATCAGCAGATCAATCAGTATGCCTATGATCATTTTCACGATAAAATCAATGGTGAGTGGTATGGTTACCTCCATCGTGATGGGAAGATTGCCCAAACCGCAAAAGGGAATTTGTTTAAAGGTCCTTTCCATCTCCCTCGCCAAGAATGGTATTGTATGCAAACTTTAAAGGAATTTAATTCCCTTAAGTAG
- a CDS encoding GDSL-type esterase/lipase family protein: protein MKPFIHIMLISISKKGGLLFCLILSILISLGQPRTKVACIGNSVTFGYGLGNPRLDSYPGQLQSLLGRRFEVRNFGHSGATLLRKGHRPYFKTEEYKKALDFKPDVAIIHLGLNDTDPRNWPNYKYSFASDYADLIDSIRSVNPKMQIYICRLTPIFSGHPRFLSGTRDWYNQIQELIPQIAQNNQVGLIDLNTPLRYRIDLFDDYLHPNKQGATMIARQVANALVPLSQKLQVAETIGSDMVLQRNWENSIFGKGTAAAEINIVFNKKSYKTKVNPDGSWEIKLPKMEAGGSYDIEVSSGREKIVLKNILFGDVYLASGQSNMAFQLRRAANSDPLIRNAGRLHNLRLFKCRNLVETNAVAWDTVTLREVNDLAYFNGSWRQAAEDEAAQFSAVAYSFAEQIANEQHIPIGIIDLSVGGSNTESWIDRKSLENDDLLASYIHNWQKSDFVQEFCRERAGQNLAGSNVKNQRHPYQPAYNFEAGVSKWLNTGLKGILWYQGESNAHNIELYERLFKTLVSSWRKNFHQELPFFFAQLSSIDRPSWGDFRNAQRLLEKGIKGTYMAVTLDVGDSLDVHPREKITVGQRLANLVQKHFYNVELNADHPEPVSCAFHEDKLVLIFDQCKKLKTQENTAVRGFQLMDNKGRIFNVNANILSDNTIEIVKPNFQITKILYGFEPFSRANLQNEIGTPVSTFALTIQ, encoded by the coding sequence ATGAAACCCTTCATCCACATAATGCTTATCAGTATTTCAAAAAAAGGAGGCCTACTTTTTTGTTTGATCCTTTCCATCTTAATTTCCTTGGGACAGCCCCGGACAAAGGTAGCTTGTATTGGTAACTCCGTAACCTTTGGTTATGGCCTCGGCAATCCTAGGCTGGATTCTTATCCAGGGCAGCTTCAGTCATTGTTGGGCCGGCGGTTTGAAGTACGGAATTTTGGCCATTCAGGAGCCACTCTTTTACGTAAGGGGCATAGACCTTATTTTAAAACAGAGGAATACAAGAAGGCCTTGGATTTTAAACCCGATGTTGCCATTATACATTTGGGACTCAATGATACCGATCCGAGAAACTGGCCAAATTATAAATACTCCTTTGCATCAGATTACGCGGATTTGATTGATTCCATACGATCCGTTAATCCCAAAATGCAAATTTACATCTGTCGATTGACGCCTATCTTTAGCGGTCATCCGCGTTTTCTCTCAGGAACCCGCGATTGGTACAACCAGATTCAGGAATTGATTCCTCAGATTGCTCAAAATAATCAAGTCGGACTGATTGATCTCAACACCCCGCTTCGGTATCGAATAGATCTTTTCGACGACTACTTGCATCCAAATAAGCAAGGAGCAACAATGATTGCGAGACAGGTGGCTAATGCACTGGTACCTCTTAGCCAAAAACTACAAGTGGCCGAAACCATCGGTTCGGATATGGTGCTCCAGCGTAATTGGGAGAATAGCATCTTTGGTAAGGGCACTGCTGCCGCTGAGATCAACATTGTTTTCAATAAGAAAAGCTATAAGACTAAGGTCAATCCTGATGGTTCCTGGGAAATCAAGTTGCCCAAAATGGAGGCTGGGGGATCTTATGACATCGAAGTAAGTTCCGGCAGAGAGAAAATAGTGTTGAAAAATATTCTTTTTGGCGATGTATATCTCGCTTCGGGACAATCGAATATGGCTTTTCAACTTCGCCGTGCCGCAAACAGCGATCCGTTGATCAGAAATGCCGGTAGACTACACAATCTGCGCCTTTTTAAGTGCCGCAACCTTGTGGAGACCAATGCAGTTGCATGGGATACCGTAACCTTAAGGGAAGTAAACGATTTGGCCTATTTCAACGGCAGCTGGAGGCAAGCGGCTGAAGATGAAGCAGCACAGTTCTCTGCAGTTGCTTATTCATTTGCCGAACAGATTGCCAATGAGCAACATATTCCTATTGGCATTATTGATCTGTCTGTCGGTGGATCCAATACCGAATCGTGGATTGACCGTAAATCATTGGAAAACGATGATTTGCTGGCTTCTTATATTCATAACTGGCAAAAATCTGATTTTGTGCAGGAGTTCTGTCGGGAACGTGCGGGTCAGAATCTCGCTGGTTCGAACGTGAAAAATCAACGTCATCCGTATCAACCAGCTTACAATTTTGAAGCTGGCGTCAGCAAATGGTTAAACACCGGGTTGAAAGGAATACTGTGGTATCAAGGTGAAAGCAATGCGCATAATATAGAACTTTATGAACGTCTTTTTAAAACATTGGTTTCTTCCTGGCGGAAGAATTTTCACCAAGAACTGCCCTTTTTCTTCGCGCAGCTCTCCAGTATAGACAGGCCTTCATGGGGAGATTTTAGAAACGCACAACGCTTATTGGAGAAGGGTATTAAAGGTACATACATGGCCGTAACGCTCGATGTAGGTGATTCTTTGGATGTACATCCCCGTGAAAAGATTACAGTAGGCCAGCGCTTGGCAAATTTAGTGCAGAAACACTTTTATAACGTTGAACTGAATGCCGATCATCCTGAGCCGGTCAGTTGTGCATTTCATGAGGATAAGCTGGTATTGATATTTGATCAATGTAAAAAATTAAAAACTCAGGAAAATACAGCGGTAAGAGGGTTTCAGCTGATGGACAATAAAGGACGGATTTTCAATGTAAACGCAAATATCCTATCAGATAATACCATCGAGATCGTTAAACCGAATTTCCAAATCACCAAAATCCTGTATGGATTCGAACCATTCAGTAGAGCAAATCTTCAAAATGAAATTGGAACACCGGTATCCACTTTCGCTTTGACGATTCAATAA
- a CDS encoding MFS transporter, translated as MISSLRYKSFYPWLVVALLWGVALLNYMDRQMLSTMREAMQVDIPQLQRAETFGVLMAVFLYIYGLMSPIAGIVADRSNRKWLIVGSLFVWSAVTYGMGMAHDYTTLLVLRAIMGFSEALYIPTALSLIADYHTGKNRSLAIGLHMTGLYTGQALGGFGATLAASKGWHTAFHWFGIIGICYALLLAVLLLEKKHGPSTDERTSEDQLPLSKSLLLLFSNVAFWILLFYFAAPSLPGWAIKNWLPTLFADSLNIPMASAGPLSTITIAISSFIGVIVGGILSDRWVQKHIRGRIYTSAIGLGLTIPALLFLGLGQTLPAVVGAAVCFGIGFGIFDANNMPILCQVVPKNLRATAYGFMNMVGVFAGAVITQWLGRFKDEGHFGLGFALLGAAVLLALLLQIVFLKPKTLEK; from the coding sequence ATGATCTCTTCTTTACGATATAAATCTTTTTACCCGTGGCTCGTTGTAGCACTCCTTTGGGGGGTAGCCCTGCTGAATTATATGGACCGGCAGATGCTATCAACTATGCGTGAAGCCATGCAGGTCGATATTCCACAATTGCAGCGTGCTGAGACTTTTGGTGTATTGATGGCCGTATTTCTTTACATCTATGGTCTTATGAGTCCGATAGCGGGTATCGTTGCCGATCGTAGCAATAGAAAATGGCTGATCGTAGGCAGTCTTTTTGTTTGGTCAGCGGTAACTTATGGTATGGGGATGGCGCACGATTACACAACACTATTGGTACTACGGGCTATTATGGGGTTTAGTGAAGCGCTGTATATCCCGACAGCCCTTTCCTTGATCGCCGATTACCATACTGGAAAAAATCGATCGCTGGCCATTGGGCTACATATGACAGGACTCTATACGGGGCAGGCTTTGGGCGGTTTTGGTGCAACATTAGCCGCTTCAAAAGGATGGCATACCGCTTTTCATTGGTTTGGAATTATCGGAATATGTTATGCCCTCCTACTTGCAGTCTTGCTCCTGGAGAAGAAGCACGGACCGTCAACTGATGAGCGTACTTCAGAAGATCAATTACCCCTCTCTAAAAGCTTACTGCTGCTATTTTCCAATGTAGCATTCTGGATTCTATTGTTTTATTTCGCCGCTCCAAGCTTACCGGGTTGGGCCATCAAAAATTGGCTGCCAACATTGTTTGCAGATAGCCTAAATATTCCAATGGCCAGTGCAGGTCCATTGTCGACAATCACAATTGCGATCTCATCCTTTATCGGGGTTATCGTCGGCGGAATACTCAGTGACCGATGGGTGCAAAAACATATCCGCGGTCGCATCTATACCAGTGCCATTGGCCTTGGACTGACTATACCGGCTTTATTGTTTTTAGGGTTAGGTCAGACCCTACCTGCAGTTGTGGGGGCTGCAGTCTGTTTTGGAATTGGCTTTGGTATTTTCGATGCCAACAATATGCCTATTCTTTGTCAGGTTGTTCCCAAAAATTTGCGGGCAACCGCTTATGGCTTTATGAATATGGTAGGTGTATTTGCTGGAGCTGTCATCACACAATGGCTGGGAAGATTTAAGGATGAAGGCCATTTTGGGTTAGGCTTTGCATTATTGGGGGCTGCGGTACTGTTAGCACTTCTCTTGCAAATCGTATTTCTTAAACCGAAAACACTGGAAAAGTAA